A single genomic interval of Deltaproteobacteria bacterium harbors:
- a CDS encoding response regulator transcription factor, which yields METPLRIAIADDHALFRQGLRSQLRLQAGLVVVGEVDRADELAAMIAATPCDILLLDLQMERSALIDIKALAERVSVIVVTASERAEDALAALRSGARAVVFKRFAIETLMDAIAAVVDGNVWMPPALQKYLAARLNEPPEEPLTPREVEIVRHVAMGLRNAEVAARLAISEVTVKTHLNNIFQKLGLRGRTALALYAIRMGIIGVPEGSP from the coding sequence GTGGAGACCCCGCTGCGCATCGCGATCGCCGACGACCACGCCCTCTTCCGCCAGGGCCTCAGGTCGCAGCTCCGCCTCCAGGCCGGGCTCGTGGTGGTGGGCGAAGTGGACCGCGCCGACGAGCTCGCGGCCATGATCGCCGCCACGCCGTGCGACATCCTGCTCCTCGATCTGCAGATGGAGCGCAGCGCGCTGATCGACATCAAGGCCCTCGCCGAGCGCGTGAGCGTGATCGTGGTCACGGCCAGCGAGCGCGCCGAGGACGCGCTCGCCGCTCTCCGCTCGGGCGCGCGCGCCGTGGTCTTCAAGCGCTTCGCCATCGAGACGCTGATGGACGCCATCGCCGCGGTGGTCGACGGCAACGTGTGGATGCCCCCCGCGCTCCAGAAGTACCTGGCGGCACGCCTGAACGAGCCACCCGAGGAACCGCTCACCCCGCGCGAGGTCGAGATCGTGCGCCACGTCGCCATGGGGCTGCGCAACGCGGAGGTGGCCGCGCGCCTCGCGATCAGCGAGGTGACGGTGAAGACGCACCTGAACAACATCTTCCAGAAGCTCGGCCTGCGCGGCCGCACCGCGCTCGCCCTGTACGCGATCCGCATGGGCATCATCGGCGTGCCGGAGGGCAGCCCGTAG